In one window of Streptomyces griseus subsp. griseus DNA:
- a CDS encoding ABC transporter substrate-binding protein, whose product MRRALTRRAAAAATVLALLLTGCSSADDGRDADGTIRLRFQSLAWQKESVDANKQLVEEWNAAHPGVQVDYVQGSWDNVHDQLLTSFEGGEAPDIIHDASDDLADFAYGGYLTDLRPLLPERLKADIPEQSWRTTTFDGGVYGVPFLQEPRVLIANTKLLKASGVRIPTPERPWSWAEFRQVSKELTGTGRYGVAWPLKEPVSVTLNLGLSGGGQLFHRDPDGKAELRFEEGDRVVAGTIRDQVNSDRSAARTALGMGGSDALPGFFGGRYAMLPLGFAYRQQIVEQAPEGFAWTVLPAPAGSGGLTQGVSPQTLSVAEDSPHKQEAVAFIDFLLRPPNMVRLARGDWMLPTGTTALAHPSLHTADHGWATGTALAQHLRPAPAQTVRGYPEWKDKVATPALQGFYSGAITTDELRKRLVDDGNRVLARYQRRWRESNRR is encoded by the coding sequence ATGCGCCGCGCCCTGACCCGGCGGGCCGCAGCGGCCGCCACCGTCCTCGCCCTCCTCCTCACCGGTTGCTCGTCCGCCGATGACGGGCGCGACGCCGACGGCACCATCCGGCTCAGGTTCCAGTCGCTGGCCTGGCAGAAGGAGTCCGTGGACGCCAACAAGCAGCTGGTGGAGGAGTGGAACGCCGCCCATCCCGGCGTACAGGTGGACTATGTCCAGGGCAGCTGGGACAACGTCCACGACCAGCTGCTCACCTCCTTCGAGGGCGGCGAGGCGCCCGACATCATCCACGACGCCTCCGACGACCTCGCCGACTTCGCGTACGGCGGCTACCTCACCGATCTCCGCCCCCTCCTGCCCGAGCGGCTGAAGGCCGACATCCCCGAGCAGTCCTGGCGCACCACCACCTTCGACGGCGGGGTCTACGGAGTTCCGTTCCTCCAGGAGCCCCGCGTGCTGATCGCCAACACGAAGCTGTTGAAGGCCTCGGGCGTGCGGATCCCGACGCCGGAGCGGCCCTGGAGCTGGGCGGAGTTCCGCCAGGTCAGCAAGGAGCTGACGGGCACAGGGCGTTACGGGGTCGCCTGGCCGCTCAAGGAACCCGTCTCCGTCACCCTCAACCTGGGCCTCTCCGGCGGCGGGCAGCTCTTCCACCGCGACCCGGACGGCAAGGCCGAGCTGCGCTTCGAGGAGGGCGACCGGGTGGTGGCCGGCACCATCCGCGACCAGGTCAACTCCGACCGCAGCGCGGCCCGTACGGCGCTGGGGATGGGCGGCTCGGACGCCCTGCCCGGCTTCTTCGGCGGCCGGTACGCCATGCTCCCGCTCGGCTTCGCCTACCGCCAGCAGATCGTCGAACAGGCCCCCGAAGGGTTCGCGTGGACGGTCCTGCCCGCCCCGGCGGGCAGCGGAGGGCTGACCCAGGGGGTGAGCCCGCAGACCCTCTCCGTCGCCGAGGACAGCCCGCACAAGCAAGAGGCCGTCGCCTTCATCGACTTCCTGCTGCGGCCACCGAACATGGTCCGCCTGGCCCGGGGCGACTGGATGCTCCCCACCGGCACCACCGCCCTGGCCCACCCCTCCCTGCACACCGCCGACCACGGCTGGGCCACCGGGACGGCGCTCGCGCAGCACCTGCGCCCGGCGCCCGCGCAGACCGTCCGCGGCTACCCCGAGTGGAAGGACAAGGTGGCGACCCCGGCCCTCCAGGGGTTTTACAGCGGCGCGATCACCACCGATGAGCTGCGCAAACGGCTGGTCGATGACGGGAACCGGGTCCTGGCCCGCTATCAGCGCCGGTGGAGGGAATCGAACCGGCGCTGA